The Meriones unguiculatus strain TT.TT164.6M chromosome 1, Bangor_MerUng_6.1, whole genome shotgun sequence genome has a segment encoding these proteins:
- the Spata19 gene encoding spermatogenesis-associated protein 19, mitochondrial — protein MIITTWIMYIFARKGVGLPFPPKTNSDIEVEESEAVSVVQHWLNKTEEEAAQSIKEKISTSCPPTHGHDVHVTRDVVKHNLSKSDMLADPNREVLEERTRIQFIRWSHTRIFQVPSEVIDDVIQERIDQVRRSISHLTCDSHDDSSFRTTCSEC, from the exons atGATCATTACAACATGGATTATGTACATCTTTGCCCGGAAAGGTGTAGGGCTACCCTTCCCACCAAAGACGAACTCG GACATTGAAGTTGAGGAAAGTGAGGCTGTATCCGTAGTGCAGCACTGGTTGAACAAA ACCGAGGAAGAGGCTGCTCAGAGCATTAAGGAGAAGATATCCACTAGCTGCCCCCCTACTCATGGACATGATGTCCATGTGACCAGAGATGTG GTGAAACACAATCTCTCCAAGTCTGACATGTTAGCAGACCCTAATCGAGAAGTCCTGGAGGAGAGAACTCGAATCCAGTTTATAAGATGGAG CCACACCCGAATCTTCCAAGTGCCGAGCGAGGTGATAGATGACGTCATACAGGAACGGATAGATCAAGTGAGACGAAG cATATCCCATCTCACGTGTGACTCACACGATGACTCAAGCTTCAGAACTACTTGCTCAGAATGTTAA